In Paludibaculum fermentans, the genomic stretch GCGCAGCTGCTGTGGCTCATCGTGAAGTTGTATTTTGATCAGTACGGGCCGGCCGCGTTGAGAACCGACGGGGCCGGCCATCTCATTCACAGGGGACTCATGAAATCCGTTGCTCTTCTACTGACCGCAGGCCTGGCATGGGGACAGGCTCCGTACGAGACCGAGATCCGGCCGTCCGAGGTGCAACACGAGATTTCCGTGAATCGCGGATCGGCCGCCCTATGGCAGAGCCTGAAGAAGCTGCATACGCGCGCCAGCCTGATGATGATCACGGCGCATCCCGATGACGAGGACGGCGGGATGCTGGCCTACGAGTCGCGAGGCCTGGGTGCTCGGGTGTCGTTGCTGACGCTGAACCGGGGCGAGGGCGGCGCGAATGTGATGTCGCCGGATTTCTTCGATGCACTGGGCCTGGTACGCACGATGGAACTACTGCAGGCAGGCCGGCACTACGGGGTGGACCAGTTCTGGACGCGCGTGGTGGATTACGGATTCTCGAAGACGAAGGCGGAGAGCATCGGCAAGTGGACGCACGACCGGGTCCTGTTCGATGTGGTGAAGGTGGTGAGGGAGGTTCGCCCCCTGGTGATCACGTCGGTATTTGTGGGCGGGCCCAGCGACGGGCATGGGAATCATGAGACGGCAGGCGCGATGGCCCAGGAGGTGTTCCGGGCAGCAGGTGATCCGAGTGTTTTCCCGGAGCAGATTCAAGCCGGACTGAAACCGTGGTCGCCGGTGAAGGACTACGCGCGGGTTCCGTTCCGGCGGCAGGGCGCCAATGAACTGGCAGTGAACGTCCGGGTGCCGGAGGGGACTTACGATCCGCTGCTGGGATATTCCTACGTGCAGGTGGCCCGGGAGGGGCTGGGCCTGCAGAAGTCGCAGAACGGCGGCGGCGCTATGCCCAGGGCAGGCGAAGTGAGCACCGGGTATCACCGGTTCGGTTCGACGGTCGACGCCAAGGAGACGGAAGCGGGTTTCTTTGATGGGATCGATGTGACACTGGCCGGGATCGCGTCCCTGGCGAAGGGTGGGGATGCCGCGTTCCTGAGACCGGGCCTGGAGAAGATGAATGCGGCGGTGGAAGAGGCGATGGCGAAGTTCTCGGCGGTGAAGCCGGAGGCCACTGCGCCGTCGCTGGCCGCGGGACTGAAGGACACGGTGGCACTGATCGCGGCGGTCGAGAAGAGCGGACTGGACGCCGAGTCGAAGTACAACGTACTGCATGAACTGCGGATCAAGCAGGTGCAGTTCAACAACGCGCTGGCGCAGGCCCTGGGGTTGGCAGTGTATGGAACCGTGGCTCCGGAAAAGGAGCCGGATCCGATGTACGCGATGTTCATGGGGGATCCGGATACGATGCGCGTGGCGATTCCGAGGCAAACGTTCGGTGTGAATGTCCGCGCTGTGAACCCGAGCGCGGTACCTGTGACGCTGGAACGCGTGAGTCTAGAAGCGTCTGGGCAAAGCTGGCCCGTGGCGAAGGTGTCGGGCGGGCCACTCGGACCGATCGCCGGCAACCTGCCAGTGGATACGAAGTTCTCGGTGAAGGTGCCTGGGGATTCGGTGTATACACGCGCCTATTTCTCGCGCCCGGATCTGGAGCAGCCGTTCTACACCATAGACGACGCAAGGTGGACGAACCGCCCACTGGCACCTTATCCGCTTGCGGCCTGGGCGGATTTTCGCTACCAGGGTGTGCCGATACGGATTGGTCAGGTCGTGCAGACGGTGAAACGGGAAAACGGGTTCGGCCCGGTGTTCGAGCCGCTGGCCGTGGGTCCGGCGATCGGCGTGGCTATTGAGCCGCGGGCCGGCGTGGTGCCCCTGGAGGCGACGGCGTTCCCCGTAAAGGTAACGGTCCACAGCAATGTGAAGGGTCCGGCGAAGGGCGTCGTGCGGCTGGAGTTGCCGGCCGGATGGAAGTCAGAGCCGGCTGTGGGCGCGTTCCAGACCGCTGCTGAGGGGCAGGACCAGTCGTTGACGTTTCTGGTCACACCGTCGCAGTTGGGCAGGAAGGTGTATCCGATCACGGCGACGGCGGAGTACGAAGGCAGGAGGTATCAGGAGGGCTACCAGTTGACGGGCTATGCGGGCTTGCGGCCGTATTTCCTTTACCGCCCGGCCACCTACAAGACCAGCGGAGTGGATGTGAAGATTGCGCCGGAGCTGAGGGTCGCGTACGTGATGGGCAGCGGCGATGAGGTCCCCGCGTCACTGGAGCATTTGGGCGTGAAGGTGACATCGCTTTCCGCGGCGGATGTGGTGTCTGGCGATTTGAGCCGTTTCGATGTGGTCCTGCTGGGTGTCCGCGCCTATGCCGCGCGTCCAGAGTTGAGTGTGTCGAACAACCGGCTGCTGGAGTATGTGCAGCAGGGAGGCGTCATGATCGTGCAGTACAACACGCCCGAGTTCGATCACAACTTCGGTCCGTACCCTTACGAAATGGGGCGGAACCCGGAGGAGGTGACGGACGAAGCATCGAGAGTGGAGATCCTTAAGCCGGAGCACCCGTTGTTCGCCTGGCCGAACAGGATCACAGAGAAGGATTTCGAGGGATGGGTGGAAGAACGCGGGTCGAAGTGGATGAAATCGTGGGACGCCCACTACGAGGCATTGCTGGAGACCCACGATGCGGACCAGCCGCCTCAGAAGGGCGGGCTGCTGTACGCGAAGTACGGCAAGGGTGTGTACATCTACAACGCGTACGCGTTCTACCGGCAGCTGCCGGAGGGTGTGGACGGGGCATACCGGATCTTCGCCAACATGCTGAGCCTGGCGAAGAACCCGAAGATCCGGTGAGCGGATCAAGGCAGCTTTGATGCCCGGCGGCGGCAGGTTTGCACACAGTCTGAAATCGACTGGCAGGTGCGTCGAACGGGCATTGCAGTCGTGCGATTCCTGACACCTCATGGAAGATCTCCGGTGATAAAAAGGAGACAGCCATGACCCGAAGAAAGCTCCTGCAGACTGCAACGGCTTTGGCTCCGAGCCTGCCTCGTTTGCTCGGCAAGCCTGCCGCACAGCCCTCATCGAGTTCTAATTGTTTCAGCCAACGCTACCGTTTGACCCTCGATCGAGTCCGCGGAGAGGGCGCCCCTGCATACTCGCGAAAGATGGTGCTGGCGGATGCAATTCCGGAAGGGGGAAGGCGGTTCACGGAGTTTAGCGGCGATGTCTCCGGCCGGTATATCGGCGCGCTGGCGACGGCGTCCGCTGATCGGCATGAAGAGTTCCCGGAGCTGCGGCCGTTGGTGGAGGAGCTGATCCGGCTGCAGAAGCCCGAGGGTTACTTCGGCAACTCGTTTCCTGCCGCTGGTGTGTCGAAACAAGACATGGCTCTGCTTTGGGGCAATGGGCGGCTGCTCATCGGGCTGCTGGAGTACGCCAGGCAGTCGAAGGATCCCCAGGCGCTGGCCGCCGCCAGGAAGCTGGGCGATTTCGTTGTGCGGATCGCGCCGGAATTGAACTCGGACAAGACGCGCACACAGTTTGAATCCGGGGCGTTTGCGATGGGCTACATCTGCTGGACCCAGATCGCTGAAGGCATGGCTGAGCTGCATCGAGTGACCAAAGCCCCGCAATACCGTAGCGTTGCTCAGGAGATGGCGCTGCGGACGGAACGCCGGCCCAGCGAACACAGCCATGGGTTTCTGACGTCGCTGCGCGGGGTGGTCGACCTGTACGACGTCAGCGGCGAGCGGGCGCTGCTCGATCGCGCGGAACGCGAGTGGAAGGGTGTCATTGACAGCGGGAACCTGCTGGTTCCGGGCAGCATTCCCGAGGCGTGGAAGCCGAAGGCGCGCCGGACCGAAGGTTGTGCGGAGGCCGACTGGCTCCGGCTCAGCTTGCACCTTTGGGGGTTAACCGGAAAGACTCAGTACCTGGAACAGGCCGAACGGACCCTATTCAACGAGTTCTCAATGAACCAGTTCGATACGGGTGACTTTGGCCACCGTCTCATCACCCGGACCGGCTCACCGCTGGGCGGCATGGAAGAGGGTGGTGGAACGGCTCGCGCCTGGTGGTGCTGCACGCTGCACGGGCTTCGCGCGTTCCCTGACGTCCGTGCCCACGTCTTCCGCATACGGGGCGACAGCCTCTGCTATGACTTACCAGTGGAGGGCGAAGGCGAAGCCGCCGGCTGCCGTTTCGTATCAGAGTCTAAGCTGGAGACGGCGGCATCGGTAGGCATCACGGTGGAAGCCGCGAGCGGGAAAACAGTACTGCTGCTGGTCCGGCAACCGTCCTGGGCGCAGGCGGTGAAGCTTTTCGTGAACGGAACCCCAGAGACGACGGAGGCTCGCGATGGGTACCACCGTGTGAGCCGCATTTGGAAGGCTGGCGACCGGGTCGAGATCCGCTACGACATGCGCCCACGCGCTGAGCGGGCAGGCCGGGATGCGCAGTACACGCTGTGGCATGGTCCGTGGCTGCTGGGCATCGACGAAACGCGAAACCCGTATTTCTTCGACGAACCGATGGAGAGCAACCGGCTCACGGTGCCGCTCCAGAAGAACGGCTCGGTCGAACTGCAACGGGATGCGTTCCTGCCGGTGGGCCCGTTCTCAGTCACTCAAGCGCGGTTCCAGGTGCCGTACCTACCCGGCGGCTACGCCATGAGTCCCGCAACGGCGGTGGTGAGTCCTGTGGCGGAACAGACCGGGTTCCGCAGCACAGCCTGGGAGTATGTGTTTCACCTGCAGGGCAAGAACGCCTAGCAAGACAGGCGCGGAAGCCATTCCAGGCGGTGACTGCCGCGCCACGAACCAGAGAGTTACTGATGCCGCGCGCTAAGCGACACTAAGACCGATTCCGCGCTGAGGGGTAGACCTTTGGCGTGAAAGTCAGGTTGTCGACGAAGGGGTAGCTCGGCCGACGGTAGCGGTTCGCGGGCAGATGGACGATGTCCTGGTTAATGGCTCCGTCCGAGAGGGCCATGAGACTCGGATTGGCGATGGGCGCCAGGTCCGGAGACAGGTAGCCGGATTTCACAACGATAATCTTGAACGACTTGGGTTCCAGACCGAAACGAGTGAAGTCCTTGATGTCGTGGTACGGGCGGCGATAGGCCGATAGCACCAGCGTGATGCCCTGGATCTCGACAACCGCTTCGCGGCGGGCAGGCTTCGCATCCGGAAGCAGGTGTTTGACGATGGCTTCCGCCTTGACCGGTTTGCTCGCCTTGGGGTCGAGCGTGGCACCGATAGACAGGGAGATACGCGCACCGACACCAGCTGTATAGCAGGCTTCGGTGGCAGGGCGATCCGTGATGCCGGCAAAGACGACGTGCTGCGCCTTGTGACGAAGGAGCGATTCGAGGACTGTAGCCTGGTCTCCATTGCCGCCTCCGGTTGGGTTATCGCCGGAGTCGGCCAGGATCGCGGGTTGGGTCTTGGCGGCCATGGCGCGTTGCACGCATTCGTCCACCGTGCAAGTGGCGGTGCCGAACTGGAACTGCTTGCGCGCGTCCCAATACTGCTGGGCGAGATTCGTGGCAACCTTGCGCTGACTGGCGGGATTTGTGCCGGTGACGACGACTGAGGCGGTGGAGCGGGGTTCGTCGGCCCAGACATAACCCACCAGCATGCTGACATCGAGGATGCCGGACTCGCGGTTGAGGGCGGGCAGTTGCGCCCAAAGCCGCTTGCCGGGCTCCCATTCCGTGCTGCTGCGTTCGCCAGGCATGAGAACGGGGACCGGCGCCCACATGAGGGTTGGGCGGATCTTCTCCTTCAGGCAGTGCATGAGCATGTCGGTGGCGCGAAGCACGGTCTCCGCGCGGTCGATGTGGGGCGCGGTGCGATACGCGGACAGCATGTCGAGATTGTCGATGATGGCCTGGCTGATGTTGCCGTGGAGGTCGTAACTGGCAGAGATGAGGCAGTCCGGCCCAACCAGCTTGCGGGCAGCCTGGTACCAATCGGCCTCGGCGTCCTGCATTCCTTCGACGAACATGGCGCCGTGCATGGGCAGATAGAGTCCGTGGAGGGGCAGGAGCGCCTGGACGCGCTTGAGGAATTCAGCTTTGATTGCGTCGTAAGTCTTGCGTTCGATGGGGCCACCAGGAACGGCCGAGGCGACGAGGGTCGGCATGAAGGTGACGGGGTACTTTTTCAGGAATTTAAACCGGGCGCTGGACGTGAGTTCCTCGCCGCGGAGGATGGTGAACTCGTCCATGCGGGTCAGAAGCCGGCTGTAAGTACTGCATTCGATGGAGATGCCGCCATAGGCGATGCGCAAATCACGCGGAGGCGTTTGAGCCGTGGCGGCAGAGGCAGTGAAGGCGGCGAGAGAAGCGCCTTTGAGGAAGGAGCGGCGATGCATACTTCCAGGATCGTCGATTCGGAGGCTGGAGAGGAAGGCAGAAGTGCGAGCTTGAATTCGGCCTTGCGGTGGCAGCGCCCGAATCACTTCAGTTGGGCGATGGATTGGAGGCCCTGCAGATCCAGGGTCTTCAGGCCAAGCCTTTGCTGAAGCCACTTGGCCCGGTCCAGCCTGGCGGCTGAATTCAGGGCATGGCCTGCGTCGTAGAAGTCGAGCCGCTTGGGCCCGTTGAAGTACTCGAAGCTCTTTCTCACAGTGGCCTCGGGAAGGTCGGTATCGCTAAGACCGTTCTGGAGAAACACGGCAGCAGGAGCAGCATGGCGCACAAAGGGCAGCGAGTCGTCCCATGGGAATTGGCGGAGATAGGCGTGGATTGCCGCATCACCCACTTTTGCGCGCCAGGCCTTCAGTTCCGCGTTCCCTTCGTCAAAGACAAATTCGAGCATCGAGTAAGTATTCGCCATCAGGACGAAGGACTGGATACGCTTCTCGACGCCCGCGAGTTTGGCGCCTACGCCGGCACTGAAGCTGTGGCCGACATAGGCCACTCTTTGAGCGTCCACGTCTTTGCGGAGGAGCAGGATGTCGAGGGCGCGCCGCCACTCGCGGGCCATCTGGAGGGCGGCCTTTGGCTCCTGTCCATGGGTGAAGTCCGGATCCTCGGTCACTCCTTCGCGCACGAGCGGAGTGTCCAGGAGTAGACAGACGGCACCGGCACGGGCGTAGACGATTGCCTCTTCCAGGAACTCGGTGTGATTGCGCAGCGGGGAGCCGGCCATCATCCAATGTCCGAACAGGATGACGGGGAAGCGGCCAGGGCGATCGGGTGTCACCAAGACTCCGGGCACTCGGCCGGACACGGGGCTTCCGAACGAGATTTCGAGTATCCGGACACCTTGTCGGCCAGCCGATGGCGACAACTTCAGGTCAGTCGGTTGCCGCGGGTCGTTGTGGAAAAGCCTGGCAAGTTCGTCGAAGGAGTCCGGTTGACCGAAGGCAGCGAGAGCGAACACAGAGAGTGCCAGGACGAGCTTCATTGGGAACTATTTTCGCTCACCGTGAAAAGAAGGTGAACCCAGCGTGAGGGCAATATGGGCCCCTGGGAAACGCAGGAACAGTTCGCGGCTGGTCACTCGTAGCGAAGTGCACGGATGGGGTCCAACTTCGCAGCCCGGCGCGCGGGCAGCAGGCAAGCCATCAATGTGACCAGCGCCAGAAACGCGGAGGTGGCCAGGAAGACGAACGGGTCGCGCGGCTGTACCTCGTGCAGCAGGCTCTCCATGACGCGGCCCGCTGCAAATGCCCCACCCAAGCCGAGCGTGAAACCGATGGCCGCCAGGGTCATCCCTTGACGGAGGATGTCGCCCAGAACGCGCGACCGGGTTGCGCCCAGTGAGATGCGGATGCCGATTTCGCGTGTACGCTGCGTCACGACATAGGACAGCACACCGTAGATCCCGATGGCCGCCAGGAGCGCAGCCAGCAATGCAAACGAGCCGACGAGCGAGCTGAGGAATCGCTGCCCTTTCGAGTTGTCGTCGACAACCTCGGAGATTGTGCGCTCCCGGTAGAGGGCGAGACTGGGATCAATGGTGGACAAGGCACGCCTTACGGCCGGCCCGATGCTGGATGCGGGCAGGGAGATATGCAGGGTGAGAAAGACGCGGCTCGGAGCATAGAGGGCGTCGTAAGCTTCAGGCTGCGGCTTCTCCGTCAGACCCCATTGCCGCACGTCGCCCACCACTCCGACTACTTCGCGCCAGGGGCCGTTCTCATCCCCACCTCCACCAGAGAACATCCGCCCGACCGGATCCTCACCGGGCCAGAGAGTCCGAGCCATCGTCGCATTGATGACCGTCGCGTAAATCATCAGATTGCGTTGCTCGGCGGGCAATCTCGTGTTTTTCTCCCACGCCTGCTGGCGGCGGGTATCCATTTCCCGCGAGTGTTCCGTGTCTTCCGCCGTCAGAAGCCGCCCTTTGAGCAGGGGGATGCCCATGGTGCGGAAGTACTCCGGAGTGACCCTGTGAGATTCCACCAGCGGCCCGCTCATCTTCCGGGAGACGTGCCCGCGGATCTGGACATAGTAGTTGCTGCCACCTTCGAGCGGCAACCGGTCGCTGAGAGAGGCGGTCTGGACTCCCGGGACTTGGCGCGCCTGGTCGAGCAGCTTCTGCGCGAATACCGCACGCTGCTGGTCGGTCTTGTAGATCGCCTCAGGGAGTTGGACCGCACCTGTCCAGAGACCTTCCCTGCGTACCCCGATTTCCACACCTCGGACGCGAGCGAAATCCTTGAGCAGGAGGCCGGCAGAGATGAGCAGAATCATCGAGAGGGCAAGTTCGCCGACGACGAGCCCATTGCTCATGAGCCGGCGCCTGCGGCCCGGGCTGATGGAACTGCCGGCCCCGCCCTTGAGTTCGTCGAAGAGATCAAGGCGGGCAGCTTGGACGGCGGGGGCCAAACCAAAGAGAATACCAGTCAGCACAGTCAGCCCCAGGGCAAAGAGCAGAACAGCGCCGTTCAACTCGATGGTATTGAAATCCGGCAGGCTGAAGCTCTTGATCGTGGGCAGCAAAGTGATCAACACCCAGCCCAGCAGGACACCGAAGCCACCGCCCACCAGCGAGAGCAGAAGACTCTCCGTGAGCAGTTGCCGCAGCAGGCGCAGCCGGGAAGCGCCGAGTGAACTGCGCACCGCCATCTCCTTCTGCCGGCCAACGGCACGGGAGAGCAGAAGGTTGGCGATGTTGGCACAGGCGATGAGCAGCACGAGGCCTACCGCCGCCAGCATCATCAGCAGGGACGTTCGCGACTTGCCGGCCAGGTCATCCTGGAGAGGCACGACGATCGCGCTCACCTTGTGGTTCGTATCGGGGAA encodes the following:
- a CDS encoding PIG-L family deacetylase; protein product: MKSVALLLTAGLAWGQAPYETEIRPSEVQHEISVNRGSAALWQSLKKLHTRASLMMITAHPDDEDGGMLAYESRGLGARVSLLTLNRGEGGANVMSPDFFDALGLVRTMELLQAGRHYGVDQFWTRVVDYGFSKTKAESIGKWTHDRVLFDVVKVVREVRPLVITSVFVGGPSDGHGNHETAGAMAQEVFRAAGDPSVFPEQIQAGLKPWSPVKDYARVPFRRQGANELAVNVRVPEGTYDPLLGYSYVQVAREGLGLQKSQNGGGAMPRAGEVSTGYHRFGSTVDAKETEAGFFDGIDVTLAGIASLAKGGDAAFLRPGLEKMNAAVEEAMAKFSAVKPEATAPSLAAGLKDTVALIAAVEKSGLDAESKYNVLHELRIKQVQFNNALAQALGLAVYGTVAPEKEPDPMYAMFMGDPDTMRVAIPRQTFGVNVRAVNPSAVPVTLERVSLEASGQSWPVAKVSGGPLGPIAGNLPVDTKFSVKVPGDSVYTRAYFSRPDLEQPFYTIDDARWTNRPLAPYPLAAWADFRYQGVPIRIGQVVQTVKRENGFGPVFEPLAVGPAIGVAIEPRAGVVPLEATAFPVKVTVHSNVKGPAKGVVRLELPAGWKSEPAVGAFQTAAEGQDQSLTFLVTPSQLGRKVYPITATAEYEGRRYQEGYQLTGYAGLRPYFLYRPATYKTSGVDVKIAPELRVAYVMGSGDEVPASLEHLGVKVTSLSAADVVSGDLSRFDVVLLGVRAYAARPELSVSNNRLLEYVQQGGVMIVQYNTPEFDHNFGPYPYEMGRNPEEVTDEASRVEILKPEHPLFAWPNRITEKDFEGWVEERGSKWMKSWDAHYEALLETHDADQPPQKGGLLYAKYGKGVYIYNAYAFYRQLPEGVDGAYRIFANMLSLAKNPKIR
- a CDS encoding beta-L-arabinofuranosidase domain-containing protein, which translates into the protein MTRRKLLQTATALAPSLPRLLGKPAAQPSSSSNCFSQRYRLTLDRVRGEGAPAYSRKMVLADAIPEGGRRFTEFSGDVSGRYIGALATASADRHEEFPELRPLVEELIRLQKPEGYFGNSFPAAGVSKQDMALLWGNGRLLIGLLEYARQSKDPQALAAARKLGDFVVRIAPELNSDKTRTQFESGAFAMGYICWTQIAEGMAELHRVTKAPQYRSVAQEMALRTERRPSEHSHGFLTSLRGVVDLYDVSGERALLDRAEREWKGVIDSGNLLVPGSIPEAWKPKARRTEGCAEADWLRLSLHLWGLTGKTQYLEQAERTLFNEFSMNQFDTGDFGHRLITRTGSPLGGMEEGGGTARAWWCCTLHGLRAFPDVRAHVFRIRGDSLCYDLPVEGEGEAAGCRFVSESKLETAASVGITVEAASGKTVLLLVRQPSWAQAVKLFVNGTPETTEARDGYHRVSRIWKAGDRVEIRYDMRPRAERAGRDAQYTLWHGPWLLGIDETRNPYFFDEPMESNRLTVPLQKNGSVELQRDAFLPVGPFSVTQARFQVPYLPGGYAMSPATAVVSPVAEQTGFRSTAWEYVFHLQGKNA
- a CDS encoding M81 family metallopeptidase, with amino-acid sequence MHRRSFLKGASLAAFTASAATAQTPPRDLRIAYGGISIECSTYSRLLTRMDEFTILRGEELTSSARFKFLKKYPVTFMPTLVASAVPGGPIERKTYDAIKAEFLKRVQALLPLHGLYLPMHGAMFVEGMQDAEADWYQAARKLVGPDCLISASYDLHGNISQAIIDNLDMLSAYRTAPHIDRAETVLRATDMLMHCLKEKIRPTLMWAPVPVLMPGERSSTEWEPGKRLWAQLPALNRESGILDVSMLVGYVWADEPRSTASVVVTGTNPASQRKVATNLAQQYWDARKQFQFGTATCTVDECVQRAMAAKTQPAILADSGDNPTGGGNGDQATVLESLLRHKAQHVVFAGITDRPATEACYTAGVGARISLSIGATLDPKASKPVKAEAIVKHLLPDAKPARREAVVEIQGITLVLSAYRRPYHDIKDFTRFGLEPKSFKIIVVKSGYLSPDLAPIANPSLMALSDGAINQDIVHLPANRYRRPSYPFVDNLTFTPKVYPSARNRS
- a CDS encoding ABC transporter permease, with the protein product MQTLILDLQYALRTFIRSRGFAVTAVLTLAAGIGANTAIFSIMDAVLLRPLPYQHPDRLVRLYETEAAPGKYPFTGPDYLDWKSRNSTFSGMTLFYWPTDMNLSGNGQPDPVRAVPTEANFFSLLGVSPVLGRTWVQGEDQPGKDDVVILSYALWQSRFGANPKVVGQVLELNARKRTVIGVMPDGFSFPAAARLWIPLDTSSRGLGERGSHSFNAIGRMKPGVTVPQAHADLASIAAQLEKAFPDTNHKVSAIVVPLQDDLAGKSRTSLLMMLAAVGLVLLIACANIANLLLSRAVGRQKEMAVRSSLGASRLRLLRQLLTESLLLSLVGGGFGVLLGWVLITLLPTIKSFSLPDFNTIELNGAVLLFALGLTVLTGILFGLAPAVQAARLDLFDELKGGAGSSISPGRRRRLMSNGLVVGELALSMILLISAGLLLKDFARVRGVEIGVRREGLWTGAVQLPEAIYKTDQQRAVFAQKLLDQARQVPGVQTASLSDRLPLEGGSNYYVQIRGHVSRKMSGPLVESHRVTPEYFRTMGIPLLKGRLLTAEDTEHSREMDTRRQQAWEKNTRLPAEQRNLMIYATVINATMARTLWPGEDPVGRMFSGGGGDENGPWREVVGVVGDVRQWGLTEKPQPEAYDALYAPSRVFLTLHISLPASSIGPAVRRALSTIDPSLALYRERTISEVVDDNSKGQRFLSSLVGSFALLAALLAAIGIYGVLSYVVTQRTREIGIRISLGATRSRVLGDILRQGMTLAAIGFTLGLGGAFAAGRVMESLLHEVQPRDPFVFLATSAFLALVTLMACLLPARRAAKLDPIRALRYE